The Acinonyx jubatus isolate Ajub_Pintada_27869175 chromosome E3, VMU_Ajub_asm_v1.0, whole genome shotgun sequence genome has a window encoding:
- the WIPI2 gene encoding WD repeat domain phosphoinositide-interacting protein 2: protein MNLASQSGEAGAGQLLFANFNQDNTSLAVGSKSGYKFFSLSSVDKLEQIYECTDTEDVCIVERLFSSSLVAIVSLKAPRKLKVCHFKKGTEICNYSYSNTILAVKLNRQRLIVCLEESLYIHNIRDMKVLHTIRETPPNPAGLCALSINNDNCYLAYPGSATIGEVQVFDTINLRAANMIPAHDSPLAALAFDASGTKLATASEKGTVIRVFSIPEGQKLFEFRRGVKRCVSICSLAFSMDSLFLSASSNTETVHIFKLETVKEKPQEEPTTWTGYFGKVLMASTSYLPSQVTEMFNQGRAFATVRLPFCGHKNICSLATIQKIPRLLVGASDGYLYMYNLDPQEGGECTLMKQHKLDGSMETTNEILDSASHDCPLVTQTYGTAVATGTHVPSSPTRLAYADELGAAGGACLEEEASALRLEEDSEHPPMILRTD from the exons ATGAACCTGGCGAGTCAGAGCGGCGAGGCCGGCGCCGGCCAGCTGCTCTTCGCCAACTTCAACCAGGACAACAC GTCCCTAGCTGTTGGTAGTAAGTCCGGTTAtaaatttttctccctttcttctgtgGATAAGCTGGAACAGATCTATGAATGCA CTGATACCGAAGATGTGTGCATCGTAGAAAGATTGTTCTCCAGCAGCCTAGTGGCCATCGTTAGCCTCAAAGCCCCGAGGAAGCTGAAAGTTTGCCACTTCAAGAAAGGCACCGAGATCTGCAACTACAGCTACTCGAACACCATACTGGCCGTGAAACTCAACAGGCAG CGGCTGATAGTGTGCCTGGAGGAATCTCTCTACATACACAACATCCGGGACATGAAGGTACTGCACACAATCAGGGAGACCCCTCCGAACCCTGCAG GCTTGTGTGCGTTGTCGATAAACAACGACAACTGTTACTTGGCATACCCGGGCAGTGCGACCATCGGAGAGGTGCAGGTCTTCGACACCATCAACTTG AGAGCTGCGAACATGATCCCGGCTCACGACAGTCCTTTGGCGGCGCTCGCATTCGACGCCAGTGGAACCAAGCTGGCCACCGCCTCGGAGAAG GGGACCGTGATTAGAGTGTTTTCCATTCCAGAGGGACAGAAACTCTTTGAGTTCCGGAGAGGAGTTAAGAG GTGTGTAAGCATCTGCTCCTTGGCCTTCAGCATGGACAGCCTATTCCTGTCCGCGTCCAGCAACACTGAGACTGTGCACATCTTCAAACTTGAGACTGTGAAAGAAAA ACCTCAGGAGGAGCCCACCACCTGGACCGGGTACTTCGGGAAAGTGCTCATGGCGTCCACCAGCTACTTGCCCTCCCAAGTAACAGAAATGTTCAACCAGGGCAGAGCCTTTGCCACAGTCCGCCTGCCTTTCTGTGGCCACAAGAACATCTGCTCACTGGCCAC AATTCAGAAGATTCCCCGGCTACTGGTGGGAGCTTCCGACGGGTACTTGTACATGTACAACCTGGACCCCCAGGAGGGAGGCGAGTGCACCCTGATGAAGCAGCACAA gttGGACGGCAGCATGGAGACCACCAATGAAATCTTGGACTCGGCCTCTCACGACTGCCCCCTAGTGACGCAGACCTACGGCACGGCTGTCGCCACAGGTACTCACGTGCCTTCGTCTCCGACCAGACTTG CCTACGCCGACGAGCTGGGAGCCGCGGGCGGCGCGTGTCTGGAGGAGGAGGCCAGCGCTCTGCGGCTGGAGGAAGACAGCGAGCACCCCCCTATGATTCTTCGGACAGACTGA
- the LOC113594595 gene encoding NADH dehydrogenase [ubiquinone] 1 beta subcomplex subunit 1-like gives MCTTGLSSPLPLAVEPFFGTKGAASVMNVIQIVCDHWVHTLVPVGFVLGCYLDKKNDEKLTAFQNKSVLLKRELRPSEEVTWK, from the coding sequence ATGTGTACAACAGGGCTGAGCTCGCCGTTGCCCTTGGCCGTGGAGCCGTTTTTTGGCACCAAGGGCGCAGCATCCGTGATGAACGTAATTCAGATTGTTTGTGACCACTGGGTACATACACTGGTACCCGTGGGATTTGTCCTCGGATGTTATCTAGACaaaaagaatgatgaaaaacTAACTGCCTTCCAGAACAAGAGTGTGTTGCTTAAAAGGGAATTGAGACCCAGTGAAGAAGTCACCTGGAAGTAA